CGCACTTCTCCGCCCAGACGCTTCACGCCATCCACGAGATCGTCCTTCTTTTCATTCACAATAAACTCCTTTCAATAGCATCGCCCCACACACGACCGAAGTCATGAGGGGGCGATGAAGATGTGCGGGCACATAGTTACTTGCCCGCGGGAACGGACTCGGCCGGCGCCGGAGCCGTTGCGGAGGAAACCGCCTCCAGGAGCTTCGTGAGTTCGGGCTTCGTGCGGCAGAGCAGCCACGCACCCGCACTCAAGGTCCCGACGAGCGCGAGCACAAGCATGGCACTCGTGAGCATCGTGTCCCACGTGCCCACCGACGCCTTGAAGACCTTCACGCCCTTCGCGATGAGGAAGCCGAGAAGCACCGCCACGAGGACCAGAACGACTGCGACGGCCCACTCGCCCGTACCCAGCGTTACGGCGGCGAGGAAAACCATGGTGCTATTCATTGAAGTACCTCCTTCTGAATAGCGGTTACGACTTGCAAAACATCAGACCACCTGCGCTTTGCGAACTTTCTTTAATATAACAGACCTACAGTCCGAGGATAGTGGGGGTGTTAATAACCCGAAAACTCTTCGGTTTTTATCGCGCCATCATCAACGCCCATCGCTACCAGCATCTGCCACGTTGCAGCGACCATTGCCGGCGGACCGGCGATGTAAAAACGCGCGGTTGAAAAATCCGGCGCATACTTTGCAACCATTTTTTCATCAATGCGGCCGCGCTCCCCCTTCCATGTCGGATCAAATCCCTCCGTCAACGTCGCAATGAGTTTGAAATTTTCATTTTCCCATGCGCGCAGTTCATTTAAAAACGCGGACTCGCCGGCGGTGCGGTTGGAATAAAAAAGCGCGATGCGATGGGACAACTTTTCATGCGTCGCCCATTCAATCATGCCCCGCATTGGCGCGATGCCGATGCCGCCCGCAATCATGATAATAGGACGGTCTGATTTTTCCGGAAGCACAAATGAACCGCCGATGCCGGTGAGCCGCACTTCCGCGCCAATGGCAAGATCGCGCAAGTTGCGCTTAAAGGCACTCTTGCCATTGCGTATCACGATCATAAATTTCTCTTTATCATGTGGCGAGCTGGCAATAGAAAGCGTGCGCGTCACTCCTCCATCGTCCCGATATTTGGGGTTCATCAACGTGATGTCTACCCATTGTCCGGCGTGAAATGAAAACTCTGCCGGCACCTCAAACCAAAACACCGTCGTGCCGTCGGCAACTTCTTTGCGTTCCCGTAAAACGATTTTTGTATCTCCGGCTTCCATACATTGATTATATCCTCTTTACAAAAAGAAAAGGGCCCGTCATCACAAGGACAACGGGCCGCTTTCATGCTAGGGTGGCATCTCTGCCGCCTCCTAATTGAGAACCAAAGAATGAGTTGAAAGCGAGGGTAGGTCGGGTGGCAGATCTGCGCTCTGCGGTAAAGCGCGGCGCGATCAATGCTCTTCCCGGCCTACCCTTGGGCTGGCACTCTATCGTCTAAGAAGTCTGACATTCCTCTCACGAGATCTGATGAATCCCGCAAGAAGTTTGCCGTTCCGCTTAAACAACAGCGTGTGCGCCCGAAGCTTGGGGAGGCAGACGTGCGCGTTGGCTGCTCTCAGCACATCAGCGATATTGAACCACCATGCTTTCGCCGGTGGCTACACCACCAAATGTGCCTGGCAATACCCGCCACAATCGCCTGCCTCCCATAAGCACTCGTTTTTCCCTTTCACTCTTACTAACAGCCAGTATAGCAGAGGCGGGCGAGGTTGTCAATACCCCCCTGAAGTCAACGAGGAAAGGCCGTACCACACTTGTGGTACGGCCTTTGATACGAACGTGTATGCTACTTCGCCATGCAGCGACGAAGAATCTTGATGCCTTTCGCAAGGTCCTTCGTACTGATGTTCACCGGCACCATACACCGAAGCGCTAGTTCCCCCGCGGAAATGATGGACACTCCGAGCTCCGGGTGCTTCCGCGCCCGTTCCGCCACAGCATTGCGCTCTTCTACCGTCCGGAACACGATGCGCCGCATGAGCCCGAGTCCTTCCGGAGCGAACTCCGCAAGCAGTACGATGCGCCTCGTGAGGTCTTCCCTGTTGAGCGCTTCCAACTGCTCAATGATGTTGAATGCCGCTTCCGTGGCAAAGGCATTCCCACCAAAGGTATTGGAGTGCTCCCCGGGAATCGGGAAGTCAAACTCCGCCCGCGCAATCGTTGCGCCGATGGGAGCACGCCCTCCCCCCAACGCCTTGCTGAGGCAGATGATGTCCGGTTCCAGGAAGCCGTCTCCGACCCTGAAGTACTCGCAGGCGAACATCCTGCCGGTCCTCATCATGCCGGTCTGCACTTCGTCCACCACGAGGTAAACATCGTGCTTCCGGCACTCCGCGACGAGCAGTTGCAGGCAGTCCTCGTCCATAACGCGGATGCCGCCCTCGCCCTGAATGA
The sequence above is a segment of the bacterium genome. Coding sequences within it:
- a CDS encoding FAD-dependent oxidoreductase → MEAGDTKIVLRERKEVADGTTVFWFEVPAEFSFHAGQWVDITLMNPKYRDDGGVTRTLSIASSPHDKEKFMIVIRNGKSAFKRNLRDLAIGAEVRLTGIGGSFVLPEKSDRPIIMIAGGIGIAPMRGMIEWATHEKLSHRIALFYSNRTAGESAFLNELRAWENENFKLIATLTEGFDPTWKGERGRIDEKMVAKYAPDFSTARFYIAGPPAMVAATWQMLVAMGVDDGAIKTEEFSGY